The Chloroherpetonaceae bacterium genome window below encodes:
- a CDS encoding diguanylate cyclase, which yields MNETFHTQSSGQTLASLHKTTISCIAVDDDKSSLAILKRFVEVTHDLELKCQCSSATEALQFLSKETVDLIFLDIEMPDMSGIDLISKLDKKPRVVLITGYTDYAIKAFELQASDYIIKPISYARFLQAVERVRSFRLLERQSYEDSLTKLFNRRYFDATLSEETGRAQRTKRPFSLAMADIDNFKKINDNYSHQIGDEVLAKVAEILFCAFRKMDVVTRYGGEEFGIIFPEITAHEAQTVCERARMLIENYDWHTIAENLKVTISFGIADSVTSIDTLKCADSALYYSKHNGRNLVTVLSDSKHQSIEVPKL from the coding sequence ATGAATGAAACATTTCACACACAATCATCCGGCCAAACTTTAGCAAGCCTACATAAAACAACCATTTCCTGTATTGCCGTTGATGATGATAAATCATCACTTGCAATTTTGAAACGCTTTGTCGAAGTGACGCATGATTTAGAATTAAAGTGTCAATGTTCATCTGCAACCGAAGCGCTTCAATTTTTATCCAAAGAAACGGTTGATTTAATTTTTCTTGATATTGAAATGCCTGATATGTCGGGCATTGATTTAATTTCAAAACTTGATAAAAAGCCGCGCGTTGTACTTATAACGGGCTATACCGATTATGCAATTAAAGCCTTCGAGCTCCAAGCTTCAGATTATATCATAAAACCAATTTCATATGCAAGATTTTTGCAAGCGGTAGAACGTGTTCGAAGCTTCCGGTTGCTTGAGCGACAATCCTACGAAGACAGTTTAACCAAGCTTTTTAATCGCAGATATTTTGATGCAACTTTAAGTGAGGAAACCGGAAGAGCACAACGTACCAAACGACCCTTTAGCCTTGCTATGGCAGATATTGATAATTTCAAAAAAATCAATGATAACTATTCTCATCAAATTGGAGATGAAGTCCTCGCGAAAGTTGCTGAAATTCTTTTTTGCGCCTTTAGAAAAATGGATGTTGTGACAAGATACGGTGGAGAAGAATTTGGTATCATTTTTCCTGAAATTACTGCACATGAAGCCCAAACCGTTTGCGAAAGAGCAAGGATGCTTATTGAAAATTATGACTGGCACACAATCGCTGAAAATCTAAAAGTTACGATTAGTTTTGGTATCGCCGATTCAGTAACCTCCATTGATACCTTAAAATGTGCTGATAGTGCCCTTTACTATTCAAAGCATAATGGGCGAAATCTCGTAACCGTACTATCAGATTCAAAGCATCAATCAATTGAAGTGCCGAAGCTTTAA